From Homalodisca vitripennis isolate AUS2020 chromosome 1, UT_GWSS_2.1, whole genome shotgun sequence, the proteins below share one genomic window:
- the LOC124366861 gene encoding zinc finger protein 708-like, giving the protein MNQEEALRGVSLEALSHIMQSSCHPSSSQFNLLAEGFGTNPGYQSPCTIQTYNNVQEKTEEPVAEAVYSDDDERSTANDIGVLCSVCKMSFRNTSELLSHRRSVHRGQISCEFCGKNFANTHNLKIHSFSHTGDTRSKSFCNSCGKGFVKPSDLRRHELIHAGRYSCLECNITFNTADEVKEHSKTHDDFSGNCSDYNKDFDSHPSRSELVGEQPEKETFTCETCGLTLESKFDLKAHCLKHTDASQNICGTCGKNFSRPSDLNRHSVIHTGERPFTCSECEMSFTNQSNLRMHLMTHSDVKPHPCTVCDMSFRRSADLERHACLHSGARPYACNLCPMAFTTSYNLKIHQLRHSGSLPYPCSQCKKAFSKPSELQRHAIVHSGERPFTCPQCGMNFSNSSNLRNHMITHTGRRPYPCSICKKAFTRPSDVKRHVLTHTGARPFACHICGLAFADSSNLKKHTLTHSKHLTHLNRSMLTLPYHCHVCNITYSSSGDFEAHMRNNHNETSKDFLGKVDGIKQYTCAICGLRFAHAIHLQEHSLNHDREHSFQCEICDKSFSQELFLQRHLLTHTEARPYECPECFKCFKSSSHLKKSYSDSFWCEAFCMCDLQQGIFEERFVKTASVNPCQRKHCSLPHLWEEFP; this is encoded by the coding sequence ATGAACCAGGAGGAAGCACTGAGAGGTGTCAGTTTGGAGGCTCTCAGTCACATCATGCAGTCTTCCTGTCATCCGAGCAGCTCCCAGTTCAACCTTCTTGCTGAGGGGTTTGGCACCAACCCTGGCTACCAGAGCCCCTGTACCATCCAGACCTATAACAATGTGCAGGAGAAGACAGAGGAGCCTGTAGCAGAGGCTGTTTACTCTGATGATGACGAGCGTAGCACTGCCAATGACATCGGAGTTCTCTGTTCTGTCTGCAAGATGAGTTTCCGCAACACTTCTGAGCTCTTGAGCCACAGGCGGTCTGTACATCGGGGGCAGATCAGCTGTGAATTTTGCGGTAAAAACTTTGCCAACACACACAATCTAAAAATTCACTCATTTTCCCATACAGGAGACACAAGATCAAAATCATTTTGTAATTCTTGTGGAAAGGGATTTGTTAAACCTTCTGACTTGAGGCGACATGAACTGATTCATGCTGGAAGGTATTCATGTTTAGAATGTAACATCACTTTTAATACTGCTGATGAAGTCAAGGAACACTCTAAAACACATGATGATTTTTCTGGTAATTGTTCAGATTATAATAAAGACTTTGACAGTCACCCCTCTCGATCAGAGTTAGTTGGCGAACAACCAGAAAAAGAAACATTCACATGCGAGACTTGTGGGTTGACTCTGGaaagtaaatttgatttgaaaGCACACTGTCTAAAACACACAGATGCCTCACAAAACATTTGTGGAACTTGTGGTAAAAATTTTAGCCGACCCTCTGATCTGAACAGGCACTCTGTTATACATACGGGGGAGCGGCCGTTTACATGTTCGGAATGTGAAATGAGTTTCACTAACCAGAGCAATCTGAGAATGCACCTCATGACACACTCTGATGTTAAACCTCATCCATGTACGGTGTGTGATATGTCATTTCGCAGGTCAGCTGATTTGGAACGACACGCCTGTCTTCACAGTGGGGCAAGACCTTATGCATGCAATTTGTGTCCGATGGCATTCACCACCAGTTATAATTTGAAGATTCACCAACTAAGACACTCCGGAAGCTTGCCTTATCCTTGCTCTCAGTGCAAAAAAGCCTTCAGCAAACCATCAGAACTGCAGAGGCATGCTATTGTCCATTCAGGTGAACGACCATTTACATGCCCTCAGTGTGGAATGAACTTTTCAAATTCCAGTAATCTTAGAAATCATATGATAACACATACTGGGCGTCGCCCTTATCCTTGTAGTATTTGTAAAAAAGCTTTCACTAGGCCTTCCGATGTTAAAAGACATGTTTTAACCCACACTGGTGCTCGACCATTCGCTTGTCATATTTGTGGTCTAGCGTTTGCTGACTCTTCAAATTTGAAGAAACATACCTTAACACATTCCAAACATTTAACCCATTTAAACAGATCAATGTTAACACTTCCGTACCATTGTCATGTTTGCAATATAACGTATAGTTCTTCAGGAGATTTTGAAGCCCACATGAGGAACAATCACAACGAGACGTCCAAGGATTTTTTGGGTAAAGTGGATGGCATCAAACAATATACCTGTGCGATCTGTGGCCTTCGGTTTGCCCACGCGATTCATTTGCAGGAACATTCACTGAATCATGATCGAGAACATTCATTCCAGTGCGAGATTTGTGACAAATCATTCTCCCAAGAACTGTTTCTCCAGCGGCATCTTCTCACCCATACGGAAGCTCGACCCTACGAATGTCCTGAATGTTTCAAGTGTTTCAAAAGTTCgtctcatttaaaaaaatcatattccGATTCATTCTGGTGTGAAGCCTTTTGTATGTGTGACTTGCAACAAGGCATTTTTGAAGAACGCTTCGTTAAGACGGCATCAGTCAATCCATGCCAAAGGAAACACTGTAGCTTGCCACATTTGTGGGAAGAGTTTCCTTAA
- the LOC124371116 gene encoding oocyte zinc finger protein XlCOF22-like, with the protein MNQEEALRGVSLEALSHIMQSSCHPSSSQFNLLAEGFGTNPGYQSPCTIQTYNNVQEKTEEPVAEAVYSDDDERSTANDIGVLCSVCKMSFRNTSELLSHRRSVHRGQISCEFCGKNFANTHNLKIHSFSHTGDTRSKSFCNSCGKGFV; encoded by the coding sequence ATGAACCAGGAGGAAGCACTGAGAGGTGTCAGTTTGGAGGCTCTCAGTCACATCATGCAGTCTTCCTGTCATCCGAGCAGCTCCCAGTTCAACCTTCTTGCTGAGGGGTTTGGCACCAACCCTGGCTACCAGAGCCCCTGTACCATCCAGACCTATAACAATGTGCAGGAGAAGACAGAGGAGCCTGTAGCAGAGGCTGTTTACTCTGATGATGACGAGCGTAGCACTGCCAATGACATCGGAGTTCTCTGTTCTGTCTGCAAGATGAGTTTCCGCAACACTTCTGAGCTCTTGAGCCACAGGCGGTCTGTACATCGGGGGCAGATCAGCTGTGAATTTTGCGGTAAAAACTTTGCCAACACACACAATCTAAAAATTCACTCATTTTCCCATACAGGAGACACAAGATCAAAATCATTTTGTAATTCTTGTGGAAAGGGATTTGTTTAA